The genomic interval CTGCTTGGCGGCCAGCGCGTTCAGTGAGATGCTGACCTCCTTCATAGAGTTTCCGCCAACCATGATCAGTCCTTCCTGAGTCACCAGACATAGGGAAAGAAACTGTTAGCACTGGGTTAGCCCGAAGTGGGTTGTACACAGGACAAAACGTTTACGTTACGGCTAAAAAGTGCTAGTGCTTTGTTACTGCTACAGAAGTTTGTTACACCAGGTGAGCTCTTGCTAGCACAGATCAGATTCGGAAAGAGTGTGTTAGCGTTAACCTTGCTTTCTGCATGTACAGAACAAAATGTTGAGTTGCGACAACAAAAAAGaccttttctcatttattacaACAATTTGTTcttcaaaattgaaaaaaaaaacaaggttagAAAATTAAACACCCAAGAAATCAGTCTTACCGGGAGGTGTCTACAATAGGGAGAGGGGGTGCCTATACTTTCTAAAAAGCGGTTCCAATGCACAAACTGGACAAAACAGGGACAAGCTCAAACAACACTCACTCTGTTCAGAACTTTGAGGGAGCGATTCATGGTTCTGGGGCTGGAAACGTAGTCAATAATGACGTCAACTCCACCCCTGCATGCGTCCAGCGTCCTCTCCACGATGTACTGCTCGTGGTCCTCCTCGTTCCAGTGCACGATGTCATAGCAGCCGTGATCCTGAGCCGTGAGGAGTTTGTCGATGGAATTGTCGGCGACGAAGAGTCTGACGCTGTTGCAGAGATTGCCGAGGAGCAGCTGAGCCAATCGGATTGTCCACAGGCCCAGACCTCCGCCACCCACGACAAGCACATTGACGCACGCTGTGAACAGAAAATAAGGCAGCGATAAGTAATGGTGAAACCCAACATGAGATTGTTCTCTTTACAAAGAATTGATATTGTGCAGTACCAAACAACCCAGAACAGTCTATACTTTTCTTCTTGTTGCTCTTACATGTATTAGTTTTActtgtattgtttttttaatttgggGGTtattcttgggggggggggggggggggggggtgtcatggGTATTGCCAACATGATTACAATTGCTTCAGCCctccacaaacaaaacaattgtAGACAGAATAAACACTTACATTTCACTTGTTGGAGTTTCTCTACGTGGGGCTTGGCACCCAGGACGGCAGCATAGGCTGAGAGGGCGCCACCGGGCAACATGGCCGCCACCTCGAGAGAGATGTTCTGTGGAACCTGAAGCACCTTGCAAGTGTCGTCAATAGCGATGTACTCGACGTAGCCACTGTTGGCGAGGTCTTCGTCGGGGAACAGGATGACTTTGTCGCCTACACAGAAGTTGCTGTTTGGAAGAGAGTTGCTCACGTCGTAAATTGTTCCAGCCACCTCAACACCTGTAACaggtagaagaagaaaaacatgaaATATTCCGAAACGTCAGAACTGAACAGTTTGAAAATAGGCAATATGAAAACAAGCTTTGAATTCTTTGGCTTCGCTCGTCAGTTTGAAAGAGGATCTCCTTAGGAACTTTAAgatcaaaatcaacaacaatttttttccGCAAAGTATGAAACCATATTTCAAGTGCAAAAAAAACCTTTGGGTTGCTCGTCTAACAGACTAAAAGCAACTGAAACTTGCTTGTAATTAGCCAAACTTTTCAAGAGTCTGAATAGAACTGCTCAAACAGTTTTAATTTGAGTTACTTTTCAATGTTCTCTATACCCCTACAGGGGGCCAGGAAATATTAAGTTTTGAAGCGTTAAAGCCTCTTCACATTTTAAAGGAGTACACAGTGAGTACAATAGTCAACAAAACACCGATGGATTATTAACTGTGCACAAGTTTTTGCTGTTAACTACACGCAAGTGAGAAACGACATACTAACACAAGACAGTGCTGTTAGCATTCTATAATCTATGTCTCAGCTGTGTCAGCTTGTTAGCATGCTCATTAGAATCGATAGACAGAGTACAAGTCTACAATAGTGTTAACACACTCATGCTACAGTCTACAGAACACAATACATAGGTGTGTCATCCCTCAAATACCAACAACAAGGGGTCATAAGGCCAGAGGTCACTTTACTAAAGTCTAAACTGCCCTGCCAAATTTCTGATCAGATTTAAAATCTAAAATTTCTAAATTCATTTACATTTAACCTTCTCACtcccaaaagaaagaaaaaaaagtccaacAGTTAAAGCCAAAAAGGTCTGGAAAATGTGGAAATGTGGATTGAGCAACTCCTAAATAGTTATCTCTCAATCTCTGCATTAATCATTTCATGAAATTTGCGATGAGGTAAGGCAGTTGGTGGTAGTGGAAGCACACCTGAACACAACGAAGTGTCTCTAATACCTGGGAAACGTGGGCGGATGCGCTTTCTCCTCATCTGGCCTTCAGAGTAGCAGGCGCCAACGTGGGACACCTGAAAACAAAGACAAATATTTCGTGAGATATGATACATAATATTGCATAGCACTGTCATATATGTAAGCCAAAAAAATTATTATGACAAAATATTTAGATCCTGGGACTGATTTTCTTCCAGAATAATCTGAAGTTTCGCTTGCATTAGaactttcattaaaaaaaaaaattcctttCCAACACATGATCATTGTACCGAGGAGTATATAGCGAATTGTAAAACTTCCATTTTCTCTCTCCAAGTCGTTTCATCATAGTTATTCTCTCCGAAGTTCATCTACCCATTTGTTTTATAGATCTATGAATTTGACTGAAATTGCAGTGAAAACTCTTCTTACCTTGACAACCACGCCGTCTTTGGGTGTGGATGGCACAGACAGGGAGGCGGAGGAGCACATCTCTGAAGAGAGAGGATGGTTGAGGGATGAGCTAGGTTTGTTCATCACCTGCACACCTCCGTTCTGGTGAAGTTCGTTGTCCAGCATCTTGTTGGtctgcaaacacacaaacaagaaatcCAGCTATAGACACACTTTAAAAGACTTTGGAATTACAGGCGTTCAGTTTTCTATTTAGTCATCAACTGCACTGATGAGGAGACGCTCCTAAAACACAAAGAGATCCATATACAAACACTGCGACAGACTTTGCACTGTTTTACTGTTAGTTTTCTTTTGATTTATCTTCTCTGCACCAGAGAGAAACGcaggaaactgaagaaaacGGAAAACTGTGTACATCTCTAGACAGAACAACCCCATAACAAAGTAATTCGGAAGCACAAACATCGAAGATAATTACCGATGACAGAAGCGAACTCCCAAAGATTTCAGAATGTAAAACGGTGAAGTGAAGCGAGCACAGCCACAGAAACAAGAGATGCGGCCTTGAATCAAATGAACACCCGAGATGCCTTCACCGAAACCCTTCAAATAACTCGGATCACAACCTATCCAATGTTGTTCCAGGACACAAAATTAGTTACTGCTAGCAAGTCCAGATATAGATCTAAGATGAAAGTTCAGCGGTCTTCGACCCAAAGTTGcctcacacaaaaaacaagttgTTTTCTTGCCACACGACGCCCAATCAGACAAGAAGTTCACGGGTCGGGAGGTCATATGAATACAGTCAATGTATGCAGACCCCGCAAGGTCAAAGTGTCGACCAATCACAGCGCGTCCCTGAGCCGGCTGCACACTAGCATTCTTTCTCGCGTGAACAATGACATGTCGGTCAACTCCCAACATCATGTTAAAACACTGAAAAATCCGTCAAATTTTCGAATCAGAATAGCGCAAATTCAATATCCAATTCCGAAGAACCAAGAGCGCCAGGCAAAATTTCATGTCGGTCCGCAAATGCACGATTTCTTTGGCTTCTAGCAGACGACATCGATTTGCCGGTACGGGCGACCTTGACCGTGCGTGATTGCTCCGTGATCAGCTGTTGAGCAGCATGATTCAATGGAGTGCACAGTCTGCAAGTTCGTGAAGATCTCGGCTATCTCGAATTTCACGAGTCCCCTTAACCGATTTTTACCAATGACATAGGCTACTTGGCGACACAAACTTCTGTGCACGTAATCCACAAtattattacaaacaaaaatatctaGTGACAAGGCACGAAAGAAGCGAAATTGGGTGAAAATGTTTTTGAGACTTGGTTGAGGTTCATCCCACAGAATTCACACAAGAAAACTAAACGTCTACACATCCGAAGTACTATGCACGGACATATTTGTAACTTTATATTCGAACCCAGATGCATTTGAAACTGACAAAACTGAAAGTCACAGTCATCCCGGGAGGGGTACTCGAACAAAGAGGGATCAGCTGACCGACATATTGATGAACAGGcaatctctaaaaaaaaaacacacacgttaCAATGAGGTACAGAAGGCAAAAATACTCGTAATAGACCCCCGACATACAAACTTACTAAAAAAAATAACGGGCGCATAAAGCTAACCATAGGAATGCATAAACTTACATTGCTACAGTTACATAGCATAGAGTTGTAGAAAATCCTTTCAAATGTAGGCTTTACATTAAAACCATACCAGAAAAAGAAGTAAATGACATACATAGTTAAACAATCATCATGGCAGCACAAAAGACAGTTGTTTGGCTGCTGACAGCCAACACAATTCATCAATGTTTGTAAACATCAATAGCTACAAACAAATTCAAAAGAACACATGCACGGCAAATACAGTTATCAAGTAGCCTATACTCACATTATAGTCGATGTAATTCCGCAAGAAAAAGTAAAATCCAAAATTTCACGGTAATTGTTCACACGGGCAGTATTACACACGTCTGTTCTTCTCGAAGCGCACAAGCATAATGAAAACTCTGCGACGGAAACTGTCCTTATAGGAACTGGGGGAATCACTCTCCAAGCACGTGGACACAACCGAATAAACATGTCAGCCAGCGTTCGGAGCGAGGTCACGGCATGCTCTCACCGAGTGATAGTAGCCCCCGTAAGGGCTCCCGGAAACTAAAAATCGGTTAGCGCAATAAGTATGGGTATTTAACGATTAGATTTACATTGTGAAAGTGTTTTCAGCTCCACACAAGTACAATTAATGCTAGAAATTCAATTGTTTCTGAAGGTGGTCTATCGAGCGAATTTGTTTAGAGTGCATTCTGAAATGGCTAGTGCCAATTTCCTTTCAACTCCTTACGGGTTCGGTCTATAATTAGCCAGCGGCGTGGTGGGGAATCCATGCGTCTATCAGCTGATTGCGGTGTGTGCGTGCAACCTTCACGAAGTGCACGCGGGCGTTGGTCGGTTGCTACGCGCATAAATGACGCATTGGTCTGCAACCGTGACATCGTCCTGGACGACTCAAGATGCATCAAAGCAAATTAAAGCTTGTTTACTTAGATTTTTCGCGACGGTAACAATGAGAGCCAAATACAGAATGTTGTGTGCGAAAGCGACGAAAAGATGACGCCGGGTTTTTCACGGCTGACCGAGTTTTGTCGAGGGTGACGGAGAGGTCCCAGGCCGGTTGTCACCGAAAATACAAATTAAAGTTTCCTTTGTGTAGCGTGAGCACGGACCAAACAAAGAAACTGCGCTTCATCTGTGTCGTAATTTTGAAAGAAATTAGCATTTTGTGAATAAGCCTTGGCCAACTTTATTGGCGTCAGCGTAACAGAAACGAATTGCGCCATGATATAAGCTGTGAACAGGGTTGTAAatcagttactattttttgacaaaaattgCGCGCAGAGGGAGCCAGCGCGGAAACGCGTTTTGGGGTGAATTTACGACTCTGAAACTGACCTGCGTGTGCTTGACTTTGCCACCTCTTTGTCAATTATTTTGTATTCATATTTTTACagtagagcgagagagagagagagagagggggggggggtttgtgaAGTTTCACAAGAATAAATAAGTGTTTTTCGATCAGTCCTTTCAGTGACCTgtttcatcacacacacacacacacacacacacacacacacaccagcatacacacacacacacacacacacacacacacacacaccgatttATGTCAATCGCTGTGATGGATTTGCCAATCATAACACAATGTGGACTCGTTACTGTGACAGAACGCAGTATACCCACTTCTTATCTCCAAACTTACGTTTGCCCCAGTCGAGTCAGTTAGGCCTACTCAGTCCCGCCCACCTCCCTGGCTAGGTAGAGGTCAGTTAAGTTTGATCTCTGTGACAAGTTCAACCCCATTAAGTCTCAGTGTTACTGTTAGCTATGTCAACACCTTCCACAATATTTGATACACGTAGTTGACCAACTTTCCTGGACACAGAGGTCAAGTTTTATCTCCGACAAGTTCGACCACTTCGCAGTGATGACACCTTACGCAACACTGCAGTTACCTTAATCTGACCAAATTCCCTGGCCGaatgtatgtgtacgtgtatgcATCAAATGCTATCTGAAATGTGGGCCAACTTTATTAGGCCGCGCCAATTCCTGGACAAATCAACTTGCCAAGACGTCAGCATCGTTGAGCAATCGTACAATCAATTTTCAAGTTCAATAGACATTGTTGCAGTCAGCGACCCATTTTTCCAATGCAACTTATCTTTGTATGTCACGGCACTAAAATAGGGGCGACTGGACTATACGCTTATCTGACAGAACTGACTCAGGTATTGCCAGTTTTGACATATTTCAGCAATGAGTCTTTGTTTCGATTGTGGTAAAGTAACCTCCGGGTGTTGAAGATTCAGCTTCTGAATTGTATTAAtagcaggggcggagcagttaactgcggggggaggggggggggttacaacaagggatccaggggcaacgccccgttGGGAGGTCTGGGGGGACGAAGCctccctgaagctgaagaattttagctattttatagacaatttgtggcttatccttgattttaaacatgatcaactggtgtcagcagccactcattatttcttttaaagttagtatataaaaatggcaatttatcttcactgatattttgctcccgacatcatatagtacggttagaaggaagacatgtcgcataggattggcagttaaaactgtacaaaaatgatACTGATTAAACAATTACCTATTCCCCCAGCTTTACAGccagaaacaagaacaaaattcacagacagaatttttttaattttattttttttacagccgaggggggaggggggagggggggccggaacccctgtaaccaccccctaatccgcccctgaatAGCGCTGACATTTTCAGTTGATTTGAAACAAAGTCAGCTATAGAGGTTGAGGCGGAATTTCCGGTTAATGATGCATAGATATCATGCATCATGTATGACTGAATAAGACGTGCCGTCATCAAAGATCTTAAGCTCTTTGTCGTGAGTAACAAAGAGGTTGGTATCAAAGGTATTCTATGATCAGAAGTACAAAAAgaatgataaaataaaataaaatgataaCAAATGCACGTTATTATTTTTAAAGGCAATTCTGACATTACTGTAAACACTGACTGGCAGCAAACGGTTAACTAGTATAGTATATCAGTGATACAAGGTGACCTaacaaaaatgcaaccctcaaatgcaaatcgatccccgaatttggaaaTGTTTTTTGAAATGGCACTTCAAGTCAGACGATTTGACCTACAATCTTGCCACTTTGTGGACTAGGTATGCATAAGCTGAAGTTAATGTATACCAAATATGGCGTTACTATTTGGCCAAGaaatgtagaagttattagcatttttgagggttgtatcgctttggggtcaccctgtatttcaCTTGCAGTCTGTTCCAgcagggtttttttttattgaaaaattaCTACCTGCACTTCTAGATTCacagattgattgattgcttgattgattgcttgattgatttactgattgaatgattgatagATTCCATAACAGTTGTGGAAAAACAAATTGccagaatctctctctctctctctctttcaatgtTCATTTCGCCGGCCGGCATCAAGTTGTTTGCCGGCGCGTGTATGTGTAACCTTTTCCATCATGGTCTCCCCACGTGCTATGGCGTGGTTTCTAAAAATGACTCGCCTCCAGTGGCATCGAACTGGGATTGCCGGTGCCAGACACATGGACTAGGTTTCATGTTTTCTGCTTCCTTTCTGTAGCCAGTGTAGGTCTGATCTTTGTTCGACACCCATACTGATACGCGGATATGTACCGGCTCAGGTGCGAGGCGGCTATAGCCGCCGGGTGCGTGCTACAGGGTAGAAACTTTGAACCGGCCGTATGAGGAAAATAAGCTTGCCGgaatgtccgtctgtctgtctcaggaCTCCGAGTCTGTCTCCACTgagtctctcactctgtctgtttgtctgtctgtctacgtctgtctgtgtgtgtctgtctctctccgctctctttctctcagtctctctcagtctctctctctctgagtctctctctctctctcagtgagcAGCATCTGGGTCAACAGAGGTCTCAGTCCCCCTTGCCACCTCACCACGGCTGGCACAGCGAGCAGCATCAGGGTCAACGGAGGTCACAGCCCCCCTTGCCATCCCCCTACGGATGGCACGGCGAACAGCAACAGGGTCAACAGAGGTCGCCCCCTTCACTCTTCCCCGCCCACCATGGCCAGCCTGTGCTCCCTCCGTGGTACTGCTATGACCCAGCAGTCCCGCGATACACACAGCCCCTCTTTCATAGTAACAGCCGCATAACTGAAGGAACATTTGTATAATCATTTAAAAGGACAGAATAtcaccaagtgtgtgtgtgtgtgtgtgtgtgtgtgtgtgtgtgttaggcaaacttaaattcaacaacaatacaaGTGTTGTGGATATGTTTGATTATACATAATGGCCGTATTACTATAAATTAGAAACAAAAACTAAGGTGTTCTTACCGCCTTAAAGTGAGCAAAATAACGTTGTTGCAGAGGAAACGCTTGAAGTTTTGAAAGACAGAGAGTTTGGTCACAAACTGACAATTCATTCTTCAAAGTATATTAGCAGTGACTGATTATTCTTTTAGGTCTACAGCGTGTGCTTAAAGGCAATTATGCAAGTGAATCTGTGAATATTCTTAATTAAGCTTTCCTTGCACTCTTGAGAATCAGAACTCTATTACAACTGATGATTGTGTCGATACATTTTGTGAAGCCAAAAAACGCTCAGAGTTGAATCAGTTACTGATGATTCTGATCTGATACTGTGTCCGCTATTATCAAGTTGGGACTGTGTGAAAGCCCTCCATTCTCGTCATTCATCTTCGCGTGTCATTAACGTGACTACTGGTGTTTCAGTTATTCACTGTCGGGTCATTTTACTCGTTGAATTTGAGTTAATCTGCTCTGGTTAATTCTTGTTACTCTTAAGTCTACTTATTTCTCTTTGTGTAAAGTAGTGtagctttttttctctctttgttttgtctttcgtTTGAATTTGACACCAAGTGTTAAACTCCATTGGTcgcatctctgtgtgtatctgtgtatagTATAATTCAATATTTTCTCCTTATCGATTATTGATTACTTTTGCTGTTTTAAAGTAATTTtgattttattcttttttttcttttcttttcttcttaaaACGTGTAAACACTGTTTTGAGATTTATCATGAGTAATTCTTCTACCTCATGGCCCACAAAAGAGGGTCTTCGTATTGGACACCTTAATATAAACCATGCAATTAATAAATTACACGAAGTTTCCACCATGCTTTTAAACTCAGGAACACATTTTCATGTTATGGGGTTTACAGAATCAAGACTATCTGACACGATTTCGGATTCTGAGGTTTGTGTTCCAGGTTACAGTGTTGTACGCAGAAACCCCCAACAATGTAAAGAAACTGGATTGCTTGTGTATATAAGTGAATCATTGACCTACACACGTTTAACACATTTAGAACAGTTTGTGGAATCCGTCTGGATCGAGGTCAAATTAAAAAAGGCACCTCCAATGCTTATTGGTTTCTGCTATAGAAATCCAGCAGAACGTGTAAACTGGACGGACAAATGTTCACATATGTTAGATGCTGCTTTGTTAGAATCAAAAGAAACCATTCTCTTAGGAGATTTTAACATtgatttattaaaacaaaataaaccatgGTTAGATATGTTCAACCTTTATGATCTCAAACAAGTCGTGAACACCCCTACTAGGGTTACTGCATCTACAAGCACTTTGATAGATCATGTCTATGTTTCTAACACCCGTAACGTTGCAGAAGTTTGTGTTCCAACCAGCGGCTGTAGTgatcattttcctgtttgtctcacgtggtcaagaaagggtgtaaaaatccccaaagttggtcacaagacagTAAAGTACCGCTCCTTTACTAAATTTAACGAGAACGCTTTTCTTGTAGACTTAAgtaattcttctctctctgatgtTTATAATTATACGGATCCTGATGATGCAATAACAcactggataaatgtctttacagaaatatacgataaacatgccccgtggagaattaagagagtcaagcaaatagtaaaacctaaatggtttgatactGAATTACAAGATGCTATTGGCCATCGTGATTTCTTAAAATCAGTTGGCAAGGAAGCAgagtatagagaacagagaaataaagtaaactcacttaaacgaacaaaaaaaattaagtactttcatgacctagcgtcatcaaagcaaaattcaaagaatatatggaaagcaataaatgaacttacaaataaaacgattgccagtcattcaagttgtgttaaggacatatcccctgatgatttaaacacgcatttttctaaaatagctgaaaaaattattacaaatgacaaatccaatttgaacaatttgaaagtgttagaagaatattgtgagtcgaaacaagtttcaagtcaagcgaatattcctctacttacagtacctgaagtattttacgcacttacacaccttaagcaaacaggctcccggggaatcgacggcctcgatggtaggattcttaaattgtcagcccctgtaatttctgaaacactcacttacctttataatctttgtttagacaaaaattatttcccagtcgccctgaaacaggctaaagtcattcctctgtttaaatcaggtgataaaaaagacccatcaaactataggccaatttcaatattgtctgttttatcaaaaccacttgaaaaacacattaacaaacatattctaatgcatcttaaccaaaacaatttacttcaccctaaacaatcgggttttagagctaaccattcctgccatactgccttagtttctcttgttgatcaatggctggagaaaataaacgacaatgaattctgtggtgccatttttgttgattttgctaaagcctttgacgttattgatcacacgttattactgagaaaatttgcattgtatggcgtcggaatcgaaactgtcaaacttattagttcatttctcaccggcagacaacagactgtactaacaaacgcctcggcgtcgagcatgcaagaagtaaaatacggtgtaccacaaggatcggttttaggacccctcctcttctctatatacattaatgacctccccctacatattcaaaatgtatgtgaactttttgcagatgacaccacaattcactccagcaacacaaatgtaactcgcttatcagaatcacttcaaaggagtttaaaccagttgacagagtggactgaactaaaccatatgtctcttaacccaaagaaaaccaaatatatggtcataacaacaagacaaaaacgccagaatatttgttcagctggtcctgctttaatgatagatggtgaaatagtggaaaaagtcgaccatcacaaactgctgggtgttaatatcgataacaacttgtcttggtcaacccacatagagcaacttagtaaagtggtgtctaagaaagtgtatctcttatctagaattaaacacttcctgaactgccaaaccagaaagttattcttcattgctcatattcaatctgttattgattacgcatccactctatgggactccgcaagtgaaaattccttaaaaccactcagcagattacataaaagagcgctaaaagtagtattactaaagcacactaccctcacagagttagactacatacatttagggatcttacctctaaagtcaagactgctttttaacaaaggaatctttatgcataaaatcatatccgaaactctaccccaaaccatttgttcaaagttctctttgaagaattcacaccaccttatgaaatttaacactcctcttcctaggatagacttatttaagtctagtctagtttattcaggtggccgtctctggaacgctcttccgaatgccttacgggaagctaccagcacagattctttcaaaaacaaatatatatcccatttaatgaaaatagtatattcttgattgttatgtcctttgggacacagtcactcacttttgatttattgttttgttcacgaaattatgatgttctgcataatatccattgtcttacagagttgatgtactattgcatatagtattctgactctaattgacttgcaaatttttactttgcaccttgtcatgaacatttataaactacaatgtttcatataatgcacttatgtacataaacttatactgttttactaattatgtaagtatgtagtagtagttattatagtagatttagtccctctttagggcgagggccagatgcaaaaaagtataccaatgcttattctgttaccctcgtaaaataaagaattgtcattgtcattgtcattgtcattgtcagtctctctctctctgtctctctctctgtccctgtctccctTTCCGAGTCTAGGGTCTGCTTTTCAGTCTGTCTGACTATCcgcctgtctgtccgtgtcgtttgtccgtccgtcagtccgtccgtaagtctgtctgtctgtctgtcactggaATACAGTAAATCCGAGGCACGGTAACCTGAAATGCTGCAAGCCATGTTATACAGCATTGCACAATCGCGCTCAATGACTGAAAAGATTCTCATATTTTCTCTCACTTTAATACTGAGATCCGAGTTTCAAGGCTAGTCAATGTCAGTACATGTGTACCCCGGCTTTGGAGGAAAATGCATGGAAAAGGACGAGGAGATAGGCGTAGGGGTAGAGGCCGGCCCGGGGTGGCGACTGATttggatgggggtgggggtggcccGGGATAGAATACCTGAATACTGTATTGCAGTCGCCCACTCAGTCGGGACAGATCGAGCAGGTCACGCCGAACCGGCGAAATTCCTTGTGTCACTTTATTAAGTCAGTTCACGCAGCACGGCCGCGTTTTCGGAAAAATCCACCGATCTTTTGTCAGGCTAGGTATCGGACCAAATTCCCTGGCCgaatgtatacatgtgtatgcATCAAATGGTATCTGAAAAGTGGGCCAACAAGTTTATTTGGCCGCGCCAATAATTCATGGTGTGACATCGCTTAGGCTACACTaattacgtgagccaaaaatggtttCTGTTTGACTAATCACCCACAGCTGGTCACATGCTCCGCCCATTGACGCTACGTCAGCGGCGTAAGCACGGCAAGTCTATGTAAGCTTTTCTTATTTGCAGAACATGAAAGAATTTGCGTTTTCAGTTCAAACTTTGAACGCCTCAGAATACCTATATATATACGCATCCCTCTGACGAGCTTGTC from Littorina saxatilis isolate snail1 linkage group LG7, US_GU_Lsax_2.0, whole genome shotgun sequence carries:
- the LOC138971113 gene encoding alcohol dehydrogenase-like isoform X4 — translated: MLDNELHQNGGVQVMNKPSSSLNHPLSSEMCSSASLSVPSTPKDGVVVKVSHVGACYSEGQMRRKRIRPRFPGVEVAGTIYDVSNSLPNSNFCVGDKVILFPDEDLANSGYVEYIAIDDTCKVLQVPQNISLEVAAMLPGGALSAYAAVLGAKPHVEKLQQVKSCVNVLVVGGGGLGLWTIRLAQLLLGNLCNSVRLFVADNSIDKLLTAQDHGCYDIVHWNEEDHEQYIVERTLDACRGGVDVIIDYVSSPRTMNRSLKVLNREGLIMVGGNSMKEVSISLNALAAKQQSIVGIPKGNMNQLRDLVNFVSEGKLSPPCYAVFPIEDVNQVFDDLCECRITGRAIFRLGNSATVTDNQ
- the LOC138971113 gene encoding alcohol dehydrogenase-like isoform X3 translates to MLDNELHQNGGVQVMNKPSSSLNHPLSSEMCSSASLSVPSTPKDGVVVKVSHVGACYSEGQMRRKRIRPRFPGVEVAGTIYDVSNSLPNSNFCVGDKVILFPDEDLANSGYVEYIAIDDTCKVLQVPQNISLEVAAMLPGGALSAYAAVLGAKPHVEKLQQVKSCVNVLVVGGGGLGLWTIRLAQLLLGNLCNSVRLFVADNSIDKLLTAQDHGCYDIVHWNEEDHEQYIVERTLDACRGGVDVIIDYVSSPRTMNRSLKVLNRFLSLCLVTQEGLIMVGGNSMKEVSISLNALAAKQQSIVGIPKGNMNQLRDLVNFVSEGKLSPPCYAVFPIEDVNQVFDDLCECRITGRAIFRLGNSATVTDNQ
- the LOC138971113 gene encoding alcohol dehydrogenase-like isoform X1, encoding MLDNELHQNGGVQVMNKPSSSLNHPLSSEMCSSASLSVPSTPKDGVVVKVSHVGACYSEGQMRRKRIRPRFPGIRDTSLCSGVEVAGTIYDVSNSLPNSNFCVGDKVILFPDEDLANSGYVEYIAIDDTCKVLQVPQNISLEVAAMLPGGALSAYAAVLGAKPHVEKLQQVKSCVNVLVVGGGGLGLWTIRLAQLLLGNLCNSVRLFVADNSIDKLLTAQDHGCYDIVHWNEEDHEQYIVERTLDACRGGVDVIIDYVSSPRTMNRSLKVLNRFLSLCLVTQEGLIMVGGNSMKEVSISLNALAAKQQSIVGIPKGNMNQLRDLVNFVSEGKLSPPCYAVFPIEDVNQVFDDLCECRITGRAIFRLGNSATVTDNQ
- the LOC138971113 gene encoding alcohol dehydrogenase-like isoform X2, translated to MLDNELHQNGGVQVMNKPSSSLNHPLSSEMCSSASLSVPSTPKDGVVVKVSHVGACYSEGQMRRKRIRPRFPGIRDTSLCSGVEVAGTIYDVSNSLPNSNFCVGDKVILFPDEDLANSGYVEYIAIDDTCKVLQVPQNISLEVAAMLPGGALSAYAAVLGAKPHVEKLQQVKSCVNVLVVGGGGLGLWTIRLAQLLLGNLCNSVRLFVADNSIDKLLTAQDHGCYDIVHWNEEDHEQYIVERTLDACRGGVDVIIDYVSSPRTMNRSLKVLNREGLIMVGGNSMKEVSISLNALAAKQQSIVGIPKGNMNQLRDLVNFVSEGKLSPPCYAVFPIEDVNQVFDDLCECRITGRAIFRLGNSATVTDNQ